The following are encoded in a window of Cryobacterium sp. CG_9.6 genomic DNA:
- a CDS encoding aspartate aminotransferase family protein: MATGTAQVGLNERTTELDRAHVFHSWSAQAALKPLVIAGGLGCRVWDHDGRSYLDFSSQLVNLNIGHQHPAVVAAIIEQAQILTTIAPSTANLARGEAARRITDRAPEGFNKVFFTNGGADAIENAIRMARLHTGRDKVLSLYRSYHGNTGSAIAATGDWRRVPNEYARGHVHFFGPFLYRSEFWATTEQEECARALHHLERVIQGEGAASIAAVLLESVPGTAGIMLPPQGYLAGVRALCDMYGIMLILDEVMCGFGRTGYWFAFEAYDVVPDLITFAKGVNSGYVPTGGVIISDEIAADFDENVFPGGLTYSGHPLAMASIVATMDAMEDEGIVENAARIGRDVLAPALAALQAAHPIIGEVRGSGVFWALELVADLDTREPVGTAVMARIKAELLARGLLPFMIENRIHVVPPCIVTDAEVAEAVAIYDEVLSLDLL, translated from the coding sequence ATGGCAACCGGCACCGCGCAGGTCGGATTGAACGAGCGCACCACCGAGCTCGATCGCGCACACGTGTTCCACTCCTGGTCGGCACAGGCGGCGCTGAAGCCGCTCGTGATCGCGGGTGGCTTGGGTTGCCGGGTATGGGACCACGACGGGCGGAGCTACCTCGACTTCTCGAGTCAGTTGGTGAACCTGAATATTGGCCACCAGCATCCGGCGGTCGTTGCGGCCATCATCGAACAGGCTCAAATTCTGACGACGATTGCGCCGTCAACGGCCAACCTGGCCCGGGGCGAGGCGGCCCGGCGCATCACCGATCGCGCGCCCGAGGGGTTCAACAAGGTCTTCTTCACAAACGGGGGAGCGGATGCGATCGAAAACGCCATCCGAATGGCCCGCCTGCACACCGGTCGCGACAAGGTGCTGTCGCTTTACCGGTCGTATCACGGCAACACCGGGTCGGCCATCGCGGCCACCGGGGACTGGCGCCGCGTTCCGAACGAATACGCGCGCGGGCATGTGCACTTCTTCGGGCCGTTTCTCTACCGCAGCGAGTTCTGGGCCACGACCGAGCAGGAGGAGTGCGCTCGCGCACTGCACCACCTCGAGCGGGTTATTCAGGGCGAGGGTGCGGCGTCGATCGCCGCCGTGCTGCTGGAATCGGTGCCGGGAACAGCGGGCATCATGCTGCCGCCGCAGGGCTACCTGGCGGGCGTGCGCGCGCTCTGCGACATGTACGGCATCATGCTCATTCTCGACGAGGTGATGTGTGGTTTCGGGCGCACCGGCTACTGGTTTGCCTTCGAGGCCTATGACGTTGTCCCCGATCTCATCACCTTCGCGAAGGGCGTCAACTCCGGGTATGTACCCACCGGCGGCGTGATCATCTCCGACGAAATCGCGGCTGATTTTGACGAGAACGTGTTTCCCGGTGGACTGACGTACAGCGGGCATCCGCTGGCCATGGCATCGATCGTTGCCACCATGGACGCGATGGAAGACGAGGGCATTGTGGAGAACGCCGCCCGCATCGGCCGCGACGTGCTCGCGCCGGCGCTCGCCGCGTTGCAGGCGGCGCACCCGATCATTGGCGAGGTGCGGGGTTCGGGCGTGTTCTGGGCTCTGGAGCTCGTGGCCGACCTGGACACCCGCGAGCCCGTGGGCACCGCCGTGATGGCACGCATTAAGGCCGAGCTGCTGGCGCGCGGGCTGTTGCCCTTCATGATCGAGAACCGCATTCACGTGGTTCCGCCGTGCATCGTGACCGACGCCGAGGTTGCCGAAGCCGTGGCCATTTACGACGAGGTGCTGAGCCTCGACCTGCTCTAG
- a CDS encoding ABC transporter substrate-binding protein: protein MKRTTTRLGTFGAVAALGVLVLSGCSTAGSTDTATDGAAGDLTPITLQLQWVAQAQFAGYYAAVDQGYYEDEGLDVTIEEGGPDIVPQDVLAAGDVDYAISWVPKVLGSIEQGANITDVAQIFERSATTQISFKDKDITTAADLAGKNVGSWGYGNEWELFAGMQQAGVEVGDISLIQQAFDMNAFLSGDIDAAQAMTYNEYAQVLETENPATGELYQPDDLNVIDWNSEGTAMLQDAIWANTDKLESDSDYADNTVKFIKASIRGWIYAANNAESAAGIVTAAGSSLGQSHQLWMTNEVSKLIFPSTNGVGLIDEAAWANTVDIAMNTKNETGATIITTDPPETAYSNTYVQQALDELTADGVDVMGTDWTPLDVTLNPGGN from the coding sequence ATGAAACGTACAACTACCCGGCTCGGCACCTTCGGAGCAGTCGCCGCACTCGGCGTGCTGGTTCTCAGCGGATGCAGCACGGCCGGCAGCACCGACACGGCGACCGATGGCGCCGCGGGGGACCTCACCCCGATCACCCTGCAACTGCAGTGGGTAGCTCAGGCCCAGTTCGCGGGCTACTACGCGGCGGTGGACCAGGGCTACTACGAAGACGAGGGTCTGGACGTGACCATTGAAGAAGGTGGCCCCGATATCGTTCCGCAAGACGTGCTCGCGGCCGGCGACGTGGACTACGCCATCTCGTGGGTACCCAAGGTGCTCGGCTCGATCGAGCAGGGAGCAAACATCACCGACGTGGCGCAGATCTTCGAGCGCAGTGCCACCACGCAGATCTCGTTCAAGGACAAGGACATCACCACCGCCGCCGACCTCGCCGGTAAGAATGTGGGTAGTTGGGGCTACGGCAACGAGTGGGAGCTCTTCGCCGGAATGCAGCAGGCCGGGGTGGAGGTGGGCGATATTTCCCTCATCCAGCAGGCCTTTGACATGAACGCGTTCCTGTCTGGTGACATCGACGCGGCCCAGGCGATGACCTACAACGAGTACGCGCAGGTGCTCGAAACCGAAAACCCGGCCACCGGTGAGTTGTACCAGCCCGACGATCTGAACGTGATCGACTGGAACTCCGAGGGCACGGCGATGCTTCAGGATGCCATCTGGGCCAACACCGACAAGCTCGAAAGTGATTCCGACTACGCCGACAACACGGTGAAGTTCATCAAGGCCTCGATCCGCGGCTGGATCTATGCGGCGAACAACGCCGAATCGGCCGCCGGCATTGTCACTGCCGCCGGCTCGTCGCTCGGCCAGAGCCATCAGCTCTGGATGACGAACGAGGTCAGCAAGCTGATCTTCCCGTCGACCAACGGTGTGGGACTGATCGACGAGGCCGCGTGGGCAAACACGGTGGACATTGCCATGAACACAAAAAACGAGACCGGTGCCACAATCATCACGACGGACCCGCCGGAAACCGCGTATTCCAACACGTATGTGCAGCAGGCGCTTGATGAGTTGACCGCCGATGGCGTCGACGTGATGGGCACCGACTGGACTCCGCTCGATGTCACCCTGAATCCGGGCGGCAACTAG
- a CDS encoding ABC transporter permease subunit: protein MSNGVLRDAPPRLMQTILAPIVFGVVVVALWQALVSGFAIKAFILPAPFAIGAEFAANLQNVANGMLVTGRNALVGLLLGSLAGILLAIVSALTRVFDQMAVPVVGALSVVPIVALAPVLYTMFGAGAETARQLVAALAVFVPVYFNTLKGLRQVRPVHRDLMRAYAVSSWQATRAVTLPTARPFVFTGLRIASSLAVISALIAEYFGGPVGGLGKSITSAAASSNYGLAWAYVLGSIILGLVFFCVTLGVEKLFSRRPG, encoded by the coding sequence ATGAGTAACGGTGTTCTGCGGGATGCCCCGCCTCGCCTCATGCAGACGATTCTCGCGCCGATCGTGTTCGGCGTGGTGGTGGTGGCGCTCTGGCAGGCTCTGGTGAGCGGGTTCGCGATCAAGGCCTTCATCCTGCCGGCACCGTTTGCCATCGGCGCGGAATTCGCCGCCAACCTGCAGAATGTGGCGAACGGCATGCTGGTGACGGGCCGAAACGCCCTGGTCGGATTGCTGTTGGGTTCCCTCGCGGGGATTCTGCTGGCGATTGTGTCGGCCCTGACCCGCGTCTTCGATCAGATGGCCGTGCCCGTGGTGGGTGCCCTCTCGGTGGTCCCGATCGTGGCCCTCGCGCCGGTGCTCTACACGATGTTCGGGGCCGGAGCCGAGACGGCTCGGCAGCTGGTGGCGGCGCTCGCCGTGTTCGTTCCGGTGTATTTCAACACCCTCAAAGGGCTGCGCCAGGTGCGGCCCGTGCACCGCGATCTCATGCGGGCGTACGCGGTGTCCAGTTGGCAGGCTACCCGGGCGGTGACGCTGCCCACCGCGCGTCCCTTCGTGTTCACCGGGTTACGCATCGCGTCCTCGCTCGCGGTGATCTCGGCCCTCATCGCCGAGTACTTCGGCGGGCCGGTAGGCGGCCTCGGCAAGTCGATCACCTCGGCGGCGGCGAGCAGTAACTACGGCCTGGCCTGGGCGTACGTGCTGGGCTCAATCATTCTCGGTCTGGTGTTCTTCTGCGTCACTCTCGGAGTCGAGAAGCTGTTCAGTCGGCGCCCCGGATAG
- a CDS encoding ABC transporter ATP-binding protein, with amino-acid sequence MSSTTASNMPEANMPEASTPAHAVDVVEVSRIFAARKGVGVTALDTVSLTVAPGEFVSLIGPSGCGKSTLLRLIADLDTPTSGSIRVFGKPARQARIDQDYGIAFQQAGLLPWRTVAGNIELPLELHGVGKAVRRARAADLIELVGLADFAGHYPDQLSGGMQQRVAIARSLAESPSLLLMDEPFGALDEMTRERMQNELVRICAETRAAVVFVTHSIPEAVFLSNRVVVMSPRPGRIRSVVTVGLGDMSGRSDDLREDESFFHSLSEVRDLLHGDDATGASQGARGLETR; translated from the coding sequence ATGAGCAGTACAACAGCTTCGAATATGCCCGAGGCGAATATGCCCGAGGCCAGCACGCCGGCGCACGCCGTGGACGTTGTGGAAGTGAGCCGAATTTTTGCCGCACGCAAAGGGGTCGGGGTCACCGCCCTCGATACGGTGAGCCTCACCGTCGCTCCCGGAGAATTCGTGTCCCTCATCGGGCCCAGCGGATGCGGCAAGTCCACCCTGCTGCGCCTCATCGCCGACCTCGACACGCCCACCAGTGGCAGCATCCGAGTGTTCGGTAAGCCGGCCCGGCAGGCTCGCATCGACCAGGACTACGGCATCGCGTTTCAGCAGGCCGGACTGCTGCCGTGGCGCACGGTGGCGGGCAACATCGAACTCCCGCTCGAGTTGCACGGAGTGGGCAAGGCCGTGCGACGTGCCCGGGCGGCGGACCTGATCGAGCTGGTGGGCCTCGCTGATTTTGCCGGCCACTACCCGGATCAGCTGTCCGGGGGGATGCAGCAGCGGGTAGCCATTGCCCGCTCCCTCGCCGAAAGCCCCAGCCTGCTGCTGATGGATGAACCGTTCGGGGCTCTCGACGAGATGACCCGGGAGCGCATGCAAAACGAGCTCGTGCGCATCTGCGCCGAAACCCGGGCGGCCGTAGTGTTCGTGACGCACTCCATTCCCGAGGCCGTGTTTCTGTCCAACCGGGTGGTGGTGATGTCACCGCGACCCGGACGCATCCGCTCGGTGGTCACGGTGGGCCTCGGCGACATGAGCGGGCGCAGCGACGACCTGCGCGAAGACGAGAGCTTTTTTCACTCACTCAGCGAGGTGCGCGACCTGCTGCACGGCGACGACGCGACGGGTGCCTCCCAGGGGGCACGGGGGCTGGAGACCCGATGA
- a CDS encoding ABC transporter permease subunit, which yields MTQLSSAPRVRRSLPTGWHGAAFGVLGVIALAVVWELYKLLGPADGVIIGTLTVLPRTSDLAMPHLATMLTRVIEPVTGAASAVPLWQAVAEAALFTLGIASVGWLVGVAVGLALALLMQRFHLAQSAILPWIILSQTVPLIALAPLVRRWGAQIEFGAFSWENWMSVALIASYLAFFPVSIGALRGLGAPDANHVDLMHCYAVGWWKTLWRLRLPASVGYLLPALRLAAVSAVVGSVVAEVSIGLRGGIGRLIVEYAGSASGDPGKPWAPIFGSILVGLVAAGFVGVIGLFLRRFRRGEASA from the coding sequence ATGACTCAGTTGTCGTCCGCACCTCGGGTGCGTCGTAGCCTGCCGACCGGCTGGCACGGCGCGGCGTTCGGGGTGCTGGGCGTCATCGCATTGGCCGTGGTCTGGGAGCTCTACAAGCTGCTCGGACCGGCCGACGGCGTGATCATCGGCACCCTCACCGTGCTGCCGCGCACGAGCGATCTTGCCATGCCGCACCTGGCCACCATGCTCACGCGCGTCATCGAACCGGTGACGGGGGCTGCCAGCGCGGTTCCCCTGTGGCAAGCGGTAGCGGAGGCGGCGCTGTTCACGCTCGGGATCGCATCCGTTGGCTGGCTCGTGGGAGTTGCGGTGGGTCTGGCGCTCGCCCTGCTCATGCAGCGCTTTCACCTCGCCCAATCGGCAATTCTGCCGTGGATTATTCTCAGCCAGACCGTGCCACTCATCGCCCTTGCCCCGCTGGTTCGTCGCTGGGGCGCGCAGATCGAGTTCGGGGCGTTCTCGTGGGAGAACTGGATGTCGGTGGCGCTGATTGCCAGTTATCTTGCCTTCTTCCCGGTGTCGATTGGTGCGCTGCGCGGTCTTGGCGCGCCGGACGCCAACCATGTGGACCTGATGCACTGCTACGCGGTGGGGTGGTGGAAGACCCTCTGGCGCTTGCGACTACCCGCGAGTGTGGGCTACCTGCTGCCGGCCCTGCGGCTCGCGGCGGTCAGCGCCGTGGTGGGGAGTGTCGTGGCCGAGGTGTCTATCGGTCTGCGCGGCGGCATTGGCCGCCTGATCGTGGAGTACGCCGGTTCGGCCAGCGGTGACCCCGGCAAGCCGTGGGCGCCCATCTTCGGGTCGATTCTGGTGGGTCTGGTCGCGGCCGGATTCGTCGGTGTGATCGGACTGTTTCTTCGTCGTTTTCGCAGGGGAGAGGCTTCCGCATGA
- a CDS encoding TIGR03842 family LLM class F420-dependent oxidoreductase: MDFGAVLQTNPPSARTVQLAKLAEAHGFSHVWTFDSHLLWQEPYVIYSRILAETNRIIVGPMVTNPATRDWTVTASTYATLNEMYGNRTICGIGRGDSAVRTTNGAPTTLKTLRESVHVIRELANSRAVEYNGATVQFPWSNGSSLEVWVAAYGPLALKLAGEVGDGFILQMADLDVAEWMITSVRTAASNAGRDPASVKFCVAAPMYIGDDWAHMRDQCRWFGGMVGNHVADIVAKYGTESTVPKALTDYIAGREGYDYNQHGQAGNEHTTFVPDEIVDRFCLLGSAADHIEKLQALKAIGVDQFAGYLQHDNKEETLRIYGETIIPAMAEHIVATS, translated from the coding sequence ATGGATTTCGGAGCAGTACTACAGACGAACCCGCCGTCGGCACGCACGGTGCAGTTGGCCAAGCTCGCCGAGGCCCACGGCTTCAGCCACGTGTGGACCTTCGACTCCCACCTGCTCTGGCAGGAGCCGTATGTGATCTACAGCCGCATCCTCGCGGAGACCAACCGGATTATTGTGGGGCCCATGGTCACCAATCCGGCCACCCGGGACTGGACCGTGACGGCCTCGACCTACGCCACCCTCAATGAGATGTACGGCAACCGCACCATCTGTGGCATCGGCCGCGGCGACTCGGCCGTGCGCACCACCAATGGGGCGCCGACGACGCTCAAGACTCTGCGCGAGTCGGTGCACGTGATCCGGGAACTGGCCAACTCACGGGCCGTTGAATACAACGGAGCCACCGTGCAGTTTCCGTGGAGCAACGGATCGAGCCTCGAGGTGTGGGTGGCCGCCTACGGTCCGCTGGCCCTCAAGCTCGCCGGCGAGGTGGGCGACGGTTTCATTCTGCAGATGGCCGACCTCGACGTGGCCGAGTGGATGATCACCAGCGTGCGCACGGCAGCATCCAACGCCGGGCGGGACCCGGCCTCGGTGAAGTTCTGTGTGGCCGCTCCCATGTATATCGGTGACGACTGGGCGCACATGCGCGACCAGTGCCGGTGGTTCGGTGGGATGGTGGGCAATCACGTGGCCGACATCGTGGCCAAGTACGGCACCGAGTCGACCGTGCCCAAGGCGCTCACCGACTACATTGCCGGTCGTGAAGGCTACGACTATAACCAGCACGGTCAGGCCGGTAACGAGCACACCACCTTCGTGCCCGATGAGATCGTCGACCGGTTCTGCCTGCTCGGGTCCGCGGCCGATCACATTGAGAAACTGCAGGCGCTGAAGGCCATCGGCGTGGACCAGTTTGCCGGCTACCTGCAGCACGACAACAAGGAAGAAACGCTGCGGATTTACGGCGAAACGATCATTCCGGCCATGGCTGAGCATATTGTGGCCACCAGCTAA
- the hydA gene encoding dihydropyrimidinase, which produces MMKTLIKNGTVVNSTGRAFADVLIDGETIAAVLAPGSTLLGFSVETNVDRVIDARGKYVIPGGIDAHTHMEMPFGGTQASDTFETGTRAAAWGGTTSIVDFVVQYAGENVLEQYAKWQQKASGECAIDYGFHQILSDVQDDSLTAMDELVNEGVSSFKLFMAYKGVFLSDDGQIVKAMQRAATNGSMIMMHAENGSVIDLLVQQAIAAGNTSPIYHGLTRPWQAEEDATHRAIMLANLTGAPLYIVHVSAKQAVEQIAQARDNGQNVFGETCPQYLYLSLEDNLGAPGFEGAKWVCSTPLRAKAEGHQHHMWQSLRTNDIQMVSTDHCPFCMKGQKDMGLTDFSKIPNGIGSVEHRMDLLYQGVVDGKISLERWVEVCSTTPARMFGMYGTKGVIQPGADGDIVIYNPNGHTSIGLPEAGRDKTHHMNMDYSAWEGYEIDGHVDTVLSRGKVVIDQNQYLGTKGDGRYIKRGLSQYLI; this is translated from the coding sequence CTGATGAAAACGTTGATCAAGAATGGAACCGTGGTCAATTCCACGGGCCGAGCCTTCGCCGATGTGTTGATCGACGGAGAAACCATCGCCGCGGTGCTGGCCCCTGGGTCCACCCTGCTGGGTTTCAGTGTGGAAACCAACGTGGATCGCGTCATTGACGCCCGCGGCAAATACGTGATTCCCGGTGGCATCGATGCGCACACGCACATGGAGATGCCGTTTGGCGGCACGCAGGCCAGCGACACCTTTGAAACCGGCACCCGGGCAGCGGCCTGGGGCGGCACCACGAGCATTGTGGATTTCGTGGTGCAGTACGCGGGGGAAAACGTACTCGAGCAGTATGCGAAATGGCAGCAGAAGGCATCCGGTGAGTGCGCCATTGACTACGGTTTTCATCAGATTCTCTCCGATGTGCAGGATGACTCGCTGACCGCGATGGACGAGCTCGTGAACGAGGGTGTCTCGAGCTTCAAGCTGTTCATGGCCTACAAGGGCGTGTTCCTCAGTGACGACGGGCAGATCGTCAAAGCCATGCAGCGGGCCGCCACCAACGGCAGCATGATCATGATGCATGCCGAAAATGGCAGCGTGATCGACCTGCTTGTTCAGCAGGCGATTGCCGCCGGAAACACCAGCCCGATCTATCACGGCCTCACCCGGCCGTGGCAGGCCGAGGAGGATGCCACGCACCGGGCGATCATGCTCGCGAACCTCACCGGTGCACCTCTCTATATTGTGCACGTCTCGGCCAAACAGGCCGTGGAGCAGATCGCTCAGGCACGAGACAACGGGCAAAATGTGTTTGGGGAAACCTGTCCGCAATACCTCTACCTCTCGCTCGAAGACAACCTGGGCGCTCCCGGTTTTGAGGGTGCCAAATGGGTGTGTTCCACGCCCCTGCGAGCCAAAGCCGAGGGGCACCAGCACCACATGTGGCAGAGTCTGCGCACGAACGATATTCAGATGGTCTCCACCGACCACTGCCCGTTCTGCATGAAAGGCCAGAAAGACATGGGCCTCACCGACTTCTCCAAGATCCCCAACGGAATCGGCTCGGTCGAACACCGCATGGATCTGCTCTATCAGGGTGTGGTCGACGGAAAAATCTCGCTCGAACGCTGGGTGGAGGTCTGTTCCACCACGCCGGCTCGAATGTTCGGAATGTATGGCACCAAGGGCGTCATTCAGCCCGGCGCTGACGGCGACATCGTGATCTACAACCCCAACGGACACACCTCGATTGGGTTGCCGGAAGCCGGACGCGACAAGACGCACCACATGAACATGGACTATTCCGCCTGGGAGGGCTACGAAATCGACGGTCACGTCGACACCGTTCTCTCCCGCGGCAAGGTCGTGATCGACCAGAACCAGTACCTCGGTACCAAGGGTGACGGCCGGTACATCAAACGCGGTCTCAGCCAGTACCTGATCTAG
- a CDS encoding nitrilase-related carbon-nitrogen hydrolase, with protein MSVDQRNIVRTAITQATWTGDEESMIQKHEDFVRTAAADGVQVICFQELFHGPYFGIVQDSKYYDYAQPVPGPLVERFQKLAAEFSMVIVLPMYEEEQPGVLYNTAAVIDADSTYLGKYRKHHLPHLPQFWEKFYFRPGNTDYPVFETKYGKIGVYICYDRHFPEGWRALGLNGAEIVFNPSATKPGLSNRLWELEQPAAAVANQYYVGANNRIGNESAEFGDEAVTFYGSSYFVDPQGNYVGDIASTGTEEIVVRDLDLGVIREVRNSWQFYRDRRPDSYDALVAP; from the coding sequence ATGAGCGTTGACCAGAGAAATATCGTTCGCACGGCCATCACCCAGGCCACCTGGACCGGCGATGAAGAATCAATGATTCAGAAGCACGAAGACTTCGTGCGGACCGCTGCCGCAGACGGCGTGCAGGTGATCTGTTTTCAGGAGCTGTTTCACGGCCCCTACTTCGGCATCGTGCAGGACTCCAAGTATTACGACTACGCACAGCCGGTTCCGGGTCCGCTCGTGGAGCGCTTTCAGAAACTCGCTGCGGAATTCAGCATGGTGATTGTGCTGCCCATGTATGAGGAAGAACAGCCGGGTGTGCTCTACAACACCGCGGCCGTGATCGACGCCGACAGCACGTACCTCGGCAAGTATCGCAAGCACCACCTGCCCCACCTGCCGCAGTTCTGGGAAAAGTTCTACTTTCGCCCCGGCAACACCGATTACCCCGTCTTCGAGACCAAGTACGGCAAAATCGGTGTCTACATTTGCTACGACCGCCACTTTCCCGAGGGCTGGCGGGCACTCGGCCTGAACGGCGCCGAAATCGTGTTCAACCCCTCGGCTACCAAGCCCGGTCTGTCTAACCGGCTCTGGGAACTTGAGCAGCCCGCCGCGGCCGTGGCAAACCAGTACTACGTGGGCGCGAACAACCGCATTGGCAACGAAAGCGCCGAATTCGGTGACGAGGCCGTCACCTTCTACGGCAGCTCGTACTTCGTTGACCCTCAGGGAAACTACGTGGGAGACATCGCCTCCACCGGCACCGAAGAGATCGTCGTGCGCGACCTCGACCTGGGTGTGATTCGCGAGGTGCGCAACTCCTGGCAGTTCTACCGTGACCGTCGCCCCGACTCCTATGACGCCCTGGTCGCTCCCTAA
- a CDS encoding aminotransferase class I/II-fold pyridoxal phosphate-dependent enzyme — translation MAEIEQRTPAGIAAAVGRLIATGRLAPADRLPTVRDLATELGVSPATISHAWKALAAAGLIVSRGRSGTFVLDAAPKWLPARSQTLAGPLGTSRLDLSRGTPDPELLPALGPALSRVSQRAVTPSYQDLPVIPELLDVLHGSWPYPVESVTVVDGALDAISRSLDQITRFGDRVIVENPTFPPFFDLLEQLGLERVPVDIDSEGIVPASLAIALRRGPAALLLQPRAQNPTGASMSAARAGELAQVLHASTSTPVVIEDDHSGDISIAPDVSLGQWMPDRVLHVRSFSKSHGPDLRIAALGGPAQLIDPIVARRMLGPGWTSRMLQTILHDLLTNSDSITQVSEARRRYFARQRALTEELARQGLVVPQADGINAWLPVRDERDAIVRLAASGIRVAGGSPFMAAEGGPAFIRVTAGALPADSAPVAAALVAAANLDEPDIPVLTARWA, via the coding sequence GTGGCAGAAATTGAACAGCGCACCCCCGCCGGGATTGCTGCGGCCGTGGGTCGGCTGATCGCCACCGGACGGCTCGCTCCGGCCGATCGGCTGCCCACGGTGCGTGATCTCGCGACCGAGCTCGGGGTCAGCCCGGCAACCATCAGCCACGCCTGGAAAGCCCTGGCCGCCGCTGGCCTCATCGTTTCGCGGGGTCGCAGCGGCACGTTTGTTCTCGACGCCGCCCCCAAATGGCTCCCGGCGCGCAGCCAAACCCTGGCCGGGCCGCTCGGCACCTCGCGCCTCGACCTCTCGCGCGGCACACCCGATCCAGAGCTGCTCCCCGCCCTCGGACCCGCACTCTCGCGGGTCTCCCAGCGGGCGGTGACCCCGAGCTATCAGGACCTGCCCGTGATTCCCGAGCTGCTTGACGTGCTGCACGGCTCCTGGCCCTACCCGGTGGAGTCGGTCACGGTGGTCGACGGTGCCCTCGACGCCATCTCGCGAAGCCTCGACCAGATCACCCGATTCGGCGACCGGGTGATTGTCGAAAACCCCACGTTTCCGCCCTTCTTTGATCTGCTGGAACAGCTCGGTCTCGAGCGCGTGCCCGTGGATATCGACTCCGAGGGGATCGTTCCAGCCAGCCTCGCCATTGCCCTCCGGCGAGGTCCCGCCGCACTCCTACTGCAACCGAGAGCGCAAAACCCCACCGGTGCGTCGATGAGCGCCGCTCGGGCCGGGGAGTTGGCGCAGGTGCTTCACGCGAGCACGAGCACGCCCGTGGTGATTGAGGATGACCACTCCGGCGACATCAGCATCGCCCCCGACGTGAGCCTCGGCCAGTGGATGCCCGACCGCGTGCTGCACGTGCGCAGCTTCTCGAAGTCCCACGGTCCCGACCTGCGCATTGCGGCCCTCGGCGGCCCGGCGCAGCTCATCGATCCGATCGTGGCGCGACGCATGCTGGGGCCCGGCTGGACCAGCCGCATGCTGCAGACGATCCTGCATGACCTGCTCACCAACAGTGACAGCATCACTCAAGTGAGCGAGGCCCGGCGCCGGTATTTTGCTCGGCAGCGAGCCCTCACCGAAGAACTCGCCCGCCAGGGTCTCGTCGTCCCGCAGGCGGACGGCATCAACGCCTGGCTGCCCGTGCGGGATGAGCGCGACGCCATCGTGCGCCTGGCGGCATCGGGAATCCGGGTCGCTGGCGGGTCACCGTTCATGGCGGCCGAGGGCGGGCCGGCGTTCATTCGGGTGACCGCCGGCGCGTTGCCCGCCGACAGTGCACCGGTTGCCGCAGCCCTCGTGGCAGCGGCCAACCTCGACGAGCCCGACATCCCCGTGCTCACCGCGCGCTGGGCCTAG